In Flavobacterium praedii, the DNA window TATCTATTAATAAACATTTTTATTTTATTTTTTTTACATTCCATTATTTATAAAACACAAATAGTAACTTCACTGAGATCTGAAGTGTTTTTAAATATTATCAATCTCTTTGAGCTATTATCCTAAATAAATAAACTCTATTGAGTTTTCATATAAAAATTATCCTTTCCAGCATTTTTCTCTTAATTCCATTTTAGATGGATTTAAAAAAATATAACCTAATGTATCTACATAATTTATTTTTGCTTTTACTCTTAATTATATTTTACCCATTACGATCTACTTTTATAACCATTGATTTTCCTTCCTTTTGTTTATATACGCCTCCAAAAATACTCATCAGATCTGAAGTTTCTAATTTCACATCGTTTATACTTAGTATAATGTCATTATTTTGCAGCCCCATCGCATTAATAAATTCATTTTCATTATCTGGAACCTATGCAACTCCTTGATTATTTTCTTTATCGATTTTCACATAAGGTTTCTTGCCTACTACAAATGCAAACATAACAGGAGTTTTCACAATTACTTCACTAACACCAACTAATTTCAAGTATTGATTATAATCAATTTCTTCTCCTTTTACCACATATTTTTGTAAAAACTAACCCACTTCTGGATAAGAAATTTTAGTCTCAACCGAAATTAATTCATCGTCATCAAAAGACCTCTTTTACCATTTTTTTTTAATTTTAATATCTACAGACATTGCCAAAAAATTCCTTTTTGATACACATTGGGATAAATAACTTTCATTTTGGGATTTACTATATTTTTACTCATTTCAGTAAACGATACTTATTTTGGAAATTGAGATTTAGAAATACTATTTTTTTAGTCATTTAGATAAAATTTTTTGATTCGAAACAAAACCTTCATTAACTTGGAGTAATTGTACAAAATATTCTGTTTTAGATAAAACTCATAATATTTCCCAAAGCAGAGTAATGTCACTATTTTTTTTTACACTTTAATCTACTGAATTTCATAATTTTACATCTATTTATAAAAAATATTGTAATTCAATATAAACATGAAAAAGTGTTTTATCTTTTTTATAATTTGCTATAGCCTTAAAGCTCAAATACCAAATACTAAGAATGTATATAATACCGATATTGTAATTTATGGCGGAACATCATCAGCTATTATAGCTGCTGTAAAAGCTAAACAATTAGGACATTCCGTTCTGGTAATCTCGCCTGAGACTCATTTAGGAGGAATGACTTCTTCTGGGCTGGGCTACACCGACTCGGGTAACACGCGTTTAATTGGAGGCTTAGCAAAAGATTTTTATAAAAGAGTATATTCAAAATACCAATCAAATACAGCATGGAAGTGGCAAAAAAAATCAAGTTTTAAAAGCAAAGCCCAATCAAATTCTGCCGTGAACAAAGAAGATAATACAATGTGGCTTTTTGAACCCCATGTAGCCGAAGCCATTTTCGAAGATCTTGTTAAAGAAAATAATATACAAATACTTAGAAACGAATGGCTAAACAGAAAACAAAAATTAGAAAAAACAGATAACACAATAACATCGTTTTATACACTAAGCGGAAAAAAGATAACCGGAAAAATTTTTATTGACGCAACCTACGAAGGTGATTTAATGGCATTAGCAGGTGTTACATATCATGTGGGTCGAGAATCCAATACGGTTTATAACGAAACTTTTAATGGAGTTCAAAAAAACATTTTTCAACACAGTCATAACTTTCACAAATTTCATATTGATCCTTTTCGAATTAAAGGGGATAAAAATTCAGGTTTATTACCAAAAATTGGACCAACAACTTCAGAAAAAAATGGAGAAGGTGACAATCGGATTCAAGCCTATTGTTATCGATTGTGTTTAACAAAAAAAGCGAAAAATAAAATTCCGTTTGCAAAACCTACAGTTTACAATCCTTTCGATTATGAACTATTAGTTCGTTTGTATAAAGCAGGATGGAATGAAACTTTTAAAAAATTTGATGCAATACCAAATCTAAAAACGGATTCTAATAATCATGGTCCTTTTAGTTTTGATAATATTGGTATGAACTATAGTTATCCCGAGGCTACTTATGAAGAGCGTAAAAAAATTGCCGAAGAACATGAATTATATCAAAAAGGCTGGCTTTATTTTATTACTACTGACCCAAGAATACCTAAAAAAATACAAAATAAAATGCGACAATGGGGGTATGCAAAAGATGAATTTGTTGATAATGGAGGATTCCCTTTTCAATTATATATACGCGAATCAAGAAGAATGATTGGAGAATATATAATGACTGAACAAGATGTTTTAGGCAAAAAAAGCAACTCAAGATCCATCGGTATGGGATCCTATAGTTTAGATTCACATAATACACAACGTTTTGTTACTGAAAAAGGATTTATTGAAAATGAAGGAGATATTGGCGTACGTACCCCAGAAGCATATTCAATTGACATGGGAGCAATATTGCCCAAAAAACAGGAATGCTCTAATTTAATTGTCCCCGTTTGTCTGTCTAGTTCCCATATAGCTTACGGAAGTATCCGTATGGAGCCTGTGTTTATGATTTTAGCAGAATCAGCCTCTCAGATCGCAAGCTTAGCTATTAAAAACAAAAGTTTTGTTCAAGACGTTTCTTATGATGAACTACAAGTGCATCTGCTTGAATCAGGACAGATATTAAATAAAAATTAATTGATTTTTTAACCTAATAAACAAACCTGCTTTAAAGTTTAATTATTAGATTTTTTATAAAATTACGCCTCTTAAAAAATCTTAAATAACTTACTATAAATAGATTACACTTGTTTTTTATTATATTTACTATGAAATAAAAAAATTAAAAAAGATGAAAAAAGTAATTTTAACTATACTTTGCGGATGTTTATTTTACAATTGCAATAAAAAACCAGAAGTAACGCCAAAGATTAATAATTCTGATACTATTGTTTCTACAGAAATAAAGACAGATACTGTTCCTGCTTTTACAAAAGAACTGAGCTTAAACAAAATTTCATTCAAAATAGCGGTCACTGGAAATCAAATGACTATCACTCCTACCGGATTGTCAATAGATAATAGGCCTTTAGTGCGAAAAATTGAAGGTAAAATCACAAACGCAGAAATAGGCGATTTGAACAGTGATACTTTTCCAGAACTTTTTGTTTACACCATTTCCGATGATAGCAACAAATATGCAAAAGCATACGGCTTTTCTGTAAATAACGGAAAATCAGTAAGCGATATCAGCATTCCTAATATTACTGATGACCCCAAATTAAGTAAAGGTTATAGTGGACACGACGATTTTGCAATCGTAGAAGGAATTCTAGCACAACGCTTTCCTATTTATACTGAAGAAGGGGCTACTAGCAAACCTACAGGCAAAACACGACAAATACAGTATAAACTTCGCAACGGAGAAGCCTCAAGAATTTTAGTAATAGATCAAACAATTGAATTTTAATTTAATATTTTACAACATGAAAAAAGTCTTTTATTTAGCCGTTTTATTCCTAGGAATAAATACATTAGCAACTGCTCAAGACGATGCGCTTAGTTCAATTAAAAAATTCTTAAAAACTACTTATCCGACAACACCTGAAGACAGCAGAAATTTTATTTACAATGAGATAGACCTCAACGATGATGGTAAAAACGAATATGTTGTTGGTCTTATTGGTGGTGAATGGTGTGGTTCTGCAGGTTGCACAATGTTAGTCCTTACCAATGCATTTAAACTAAATACTAAAATGACCGTGGTAGAATTCCCCATCTATATTGGAGCACCTGCATCAGCCGAAGTAACAAAAAAATATTCTAATCTTTATATCGTAAATAGAGATGGAAGTGTTGCTAAAATGGCATGGAACGGTACAAAATACCCAACTAATCCCTCTATAGCACCAAAAGTAAATAAAAAAATTATTGAAGGTAAATACAAGTTTTTAAATGAAACAGAGTTAGCCAAAAATAAATTTTAATCTTTTAAAACTATGAGAAAACTATTTACATTTATTTCGCTACTTGCTTTTTTGGGAATGAATTCCTGCAAAAATGAAGTTAAGGCTAATGAATCCATTTCAGACTCAACAGCAGTTATGATAGACACTTTACAATCCAAAAAAATGATTGATCCGGATCCAACTGATTCAATTTCTGCAGATCAGTATGGTATAAATTCATCAAATCCAAAAACTACAGAACTAGTTCGATTAACTTTAAATAATCGCTACAAAGAAGATTTAAAGAAAAATTTTATTAATGATTTCAGCAAAAAATTTATCTTTTTTGAATATGATTTAAAAGAAGATGATAAAAATGAAATTCTTGTAGGCTTAAGAGGCCCATACTTTTGTGGATCTGGCGGATGTACCCACCTTTTGCTCGATTACCAAGGAAATGTTATCACAACTTTTTCAGTATCAGGAAACCCGATTATAATTGACACAAAAAAACCAATGGATGGAAAGATTTATTCATTTGGAGTGGAGGAAAAAATAGAATTGTAAAATTCGATGGAAAAACATATCCATCTAACCCATCTACCCTACCAGAATTAAAGTTGATTCCGGGTGATGGCTTACCAAGAGCACTTGATTTTGAAAATGAACCCTATGCTTGGTTTTCATTTTAACACAAACAAAACCTGATTGAATCAGGTTTTGTTTTTTTGGCTTTATTCTATGATTAACAGCATTAAATTTTAACCATATAAGCCATATAAGTTATTTTTTACTGTGCTTTAAGCGAGCACCCTAAAGAGAATATAAGTTAAAACCCTTGATCCGACTACGAGCTTTGACTTAAATGAACTTAATTTTATGCGCTTTCTTAAAAAAGAAAACTTATATGACTTATATGGTCGAAAAATAGTAAACAAATGCTGTTGTTTATAGAATTAAGCGATTTTTTTTACAATTCGCAAAACAAAAACAAATTAAGAACTACAGCTTAACATAGAACAGCCCACTTTATCTCTGGCCCAATCGGGTCTTTTGGCAAACCATTTTTGGCTTTCAGGTTGTTCATCATATGGTTTTTTGAGCAATTCGAAAAGTTCATTTACCAAAGAATAATCACCTTTATCTGCAGCATCAATACTCAATTGAGCCATATAATTTCGCAATACATATTTGGGATTTACCAAATTCATTTGCGCTTTTCTTTCAACATCCGTAAATGATTCTTGTTTGATTCGATCAGTATAATGATTCAACCAAGCATACCATTTGTCCAAAACAGATTTGTTACCCTCTTTTTCATTATAAAAAGCATCTTTAATGCAATCCAAAGCAACTTCTGCGTTATCGTCTTTTTGAACATTGCCCAGATTTCTAAAGAAAATAGTCATATCGGTTTCAATCAATTGAAGCAGTTCTGTCAGACTTTCGATTAAAATAGCATCTTCCTCAGTTTCTGTTTTTAATCCGAGTTTATTACGCATCATATTCAAATACTCCTTTTGATAATCACTGCCAAAAACATTCAAAATAGTTTCAAGAGGTTTAGCATCATTAATCAAAGGGTACAAAGCATTGGCTAATTGATACAAATTCCACAAAGCAACATCAGGTTGATTACCAAATCGGTATCTTTTATGTTGTATATCGGTTGTATTGGGAGTCCAATCGAGGTTGTAATCTTCCAACCATCCATAAGGCCCATAATCAATAGTGACACCATGAATCGACATATTATCGGTATTCATAACACCATGAACAAAACCCACGCGTTGCCAATGCACAATCATATTTAGAGTAGTTTGAGTTACTGCTTGAAAAAAGTCTAGATATTTTTTTACACCTTCACTTTTAATATCTGGAAAATGATGTTTAATAGTATAATCGGTTAATAACTGTAGTGTACCATGATCTTTCCTGGAAGCAAACAATTCAAAATTTCCAAAACGGATAAACGAAGGTGCCACTCTACAAACAATAGCTCCTTTTTCATAAGCGGGATTTCCATTGTACATTACATCTCTTAATACTTGATCGCCAGAAAGCATTAGTGAAAGCGAACGGGTTGTTGGAACTCCCAAATAATGCATAGCTTCTGCGCACAAATGCTCGCGTATGGAGGAACGCAATACAGCAAAACCATCTGCTGTACGGGAATATGGCGTAGGACCAGCTCCTTTTAATTGCAAAGTATATAACTTATTATTATGAGTAACTTCGGTTAGATTAATGGCGCGACCGTCTCCTAATTGACCCGCCCAATTCCCAAATTGATGCCCCGCATATGGCATAGCATACGGTTTGGTGTTTGGATAAACCGTATTCCCAGAAAAAGTATTAAAAAAATCATCCGAAAGAATATCATCATTAGACAATCCTAAAAAATCAGCAACCTCAACAGACGCGTGAATCAAAGAAGGATTCGAAGGCTTTTTGGGTTCTACATAAGAAAAACAAGCTTGCTCAACCTGTCTCGGTATATTGTTTTCAATAGGATCAGCAGGTAATTCGGCGGTAAAATTATTTTGTATGTGAAGTTTCATTGAAAAAACGCTTTTATATAAACTAGTAATAGTCTTCGTAAAGATATTCGATACCGTAGACATAAAAGGGTTCTTATGATAATTTTAATTTATAACCTAAATCATTTTATTTATAAAAATATAAAACAAAAAAACCTGAGCTTTCACTCAGGTTCAAATAAATATATAAATTGTACTAATTAAGAAAGCGCCGCTGTAACTTGATCTGCAGCCTCTTGAAATTCAACAGCAGATAAAATTGGCATTCCTGAATTATCAATTAATTCTTTTGCAATTGCAGCATTTGTACCTTGTAAACGAACAATGATTGGAACATTTATTGCATCACCCATATTTTTGTAAGCATCAACAACTCCTTGTGCTACACGGTCACAACGAACAATTCCACCAAAAATATTAATCAAAATTGCTTTTACGTTTGGATCTTTCAAGATGATACGGAAAGCAGTTTCTACACGTTTTGCATCTGCAGTTCCACCTACGTCAAGGAAGTTTGCAGGTTCAAAACCAGCATACTTAATTAAGTCCATAGTTGCCATAGCAAGACCTGCACCATTTACCATACATCCTACAGTACCGTCAAGATCTACGTAGTTCAATCCTACTTCTTTTGCTTCAACCTCGATTGGATTCTCCTCACGAATGTCACGCATATCAGCATATTTCTTTTGTCTGTATAAAGCATTATCATCGATATTTACTTTAGCATCTACAGCCATTATTTTATTATCAGATGTTTTCAAAACTGGGTTGATTTCAAACATAGAAGCATCTGAACCGATGTATGCATTGTATAAAGAAGTGATAAATTGAGTCATTTCTTTAAAAGCATTTCCAGAAAGTCCTAAATTGAAAGCAATTCTTCTAGCTTGAAAACCTTGTAATCCAACAGCTGGGTCTATTTCTTCTGTAAATATTAAATGTGGAGTATGTTCTGCCACTTCTTCAATATCCATTCCACCTTCAGTAGAATACATAATCATATTACGACCTGTAGCTCTATTCAAAAGAACAGACACATAAAATTCTGAAGTTTCACTTTCGCCAGGATAGTAAACATCCTCAGCAATTAATACTTTGTGTACTTTTTTACCTTCAGCAGAAGTTTGAGGCGTAATCAATTGCATACCAATGATTTGCTCTGAAATCTCCAATACTTGATCTAAGTTTTTGGCCAATTTCACACCACCACCTTTACCACGTCCACCAGCGTGTACTTGTGCTTTTACAACGTACCAACTTGTACCCGTTTCTACAGTTAATTGTTTTGCAGCAGCAACAGCTTCTACAGGGCTATTAGCCACAATTCCGCGTTGAATGCGAACTCCGTAACTTGCTAAAATTTCTTTTCCTTGATATTCGTGTATGTTCATAATATAGAATTTGTCTGGATTCTGAATTTATTTCAGAATAAAAGTGGGACAAAAATAGCAAAATTTAATTTAATTGAAATTATTTTTAATTATAATAAAATTAATTGAGTAAAATTTAATTATTTCAACCACTCAATCGATGTAGGGAGTAAATTTTAAAAATAAAATGAAATTTTGTTATAATAATCACCTCAAAAAAGTATAGCACTATATTTATTACAAAATATGAAGGTTTTAAAATTTTGAGTTTTGTTTTTTTGACGATATATCAATTCCGAAGTGTAAAATCAATATTATTATCATTTATACATGATTTTTTTACTTTTATAGCAAAAATATAACCTAAACGACGTATTCATTCCATATATGTTATGAAATATTTAATTTTGTAAAAAAAATATCAAGCATGAGAGTTAAAGAACAAGGCCTTTATTTACCCGAATTTGAACACGACAACTGTGGCGCCGGATTTATCTGTAATTTGAACGGAATTAAGTCTAATGACATTATCCATAAAGCTCTAGACATCCTTATAAAGTTGGAACATCGTGGAGCAGTTAGCTCTGATGGACGAACTGGAGATGGTGCCGGAATCTTATTTGATATCCCACATGCTTTTTTTAAGAAGGTTTGTGATTTTGAAATTCCGGAAGTAAGGGAATATGCAGTAGGAATGGTTTTTATGCCTAAAAGCCAAAATCAAGTAGATTTTTGTAAAACTAGTTTTGAAAATGCAATAAAAGATCAAAACCTATCTATTTTAGGATGGAGAGACGTTCCTGTGGATGTTTCTAATTTAGGTCAAATTGCAGCAGAAAAAGAGCCAACCGTTAAACAAGTATTTGTTGGTAAAAACGGCTTGGATATTACCGAACAACAATTCAATGCCAAATTATTCTTGGCTAGGAAAATAGCAGAACATACCATTCGTAATTCTAGAACTTCGGAAAGTCATATGTTTTACTTTTCAAGTTGTTCTACTACGACTATTATATATAAAGGACTATTGATGCCAGAAGACATCAGCAGATACTATACTGATTTATTAGATAGCGATTTGGTAACCCGTTTGGCTTTGGTACACCAACGTTTCTCTACAAACACTTTCCCTTCTTGGGATTTGGCACAACCATTTAGATATATGTGTCACAATGGAGAAATTAATACTTTGAGAGGAAACGTGAGCAGAATGCGTGCTCGTGAAGAATTGATGAAAAGTGATGTTTTCGGAGAAGATTTGAAAAAATTATTCCCAATTATATTAGAAGGAAAATCGGATTCCGCTTCTATGGATATGGTGGTTGAGTTATTATTAATGACCGGACGTTCTCTTCCGGAAGTTATGATGATGGTCGTTCCTGAAGCATGGGAAAAACACAAAACCATGTCGGACGAAAAGAAAGCATTCTATGAATACAATGCTTGCATCATGGAACCATGGGATGGTCCTGCATCTATTCCATTTACAGATGGAAATGTAATTGGAGCATTATTAGATAGAAATGGATTGCGTCCATCTCGTTATACTTTAACTAAAAGCGGATTTGTTATCATGTCATCAGAAATTGGTGTTCTTGATATCAAACCAGAAGATGTTGTACAACACGGAAGACTCGAACCAGGAAAAATGTTCCTTGTTGATATGAACGAAGGCCGTATTATTGAAGACGAAGAAATCAAACATTCAGTGGTGACTAAACGCCCTTATAGAGAATGGCTTGATAAAAATCTATTGCAGTTGGCTCAAATCCCATATACCAATAATCCAATTCCAACAGAGAAAATTGATTTTGAGACCAGACAACGTTTATTCGGTTACACAATCGAGGACTTAAAAACCATTATCAACCCAATGGCTGCCCAAGGCAATGAGGCATTGAGTTCAATGGGTAACGACACTCCTCTTGCAATATTATCAGATCAACCTCAATTATTGTACAACTACTTCAAACAATTATTTGCACAAGTTACCAATCCTCCATTGGATGGTATTCGTGAAGAAATAATTACAGATACCAGTTTGGCAATTGGAGGAGATTACAACATCTTTGACATCACTGATATTCACTGTAAAAAAATTAAAATTCAAAATCCCGTTATATCAAATGAGGATTTAGACAAAATAAGAAGCATCGACCATGCTGACTTCAAATCGGTTACTATTTCTACTTTATATAAAATAGAAAAAGGTGTTAATGGATTAGAACGTGCTTTAGAAAAATGCGTGCAAGCCACTTTCAAAGCAGTATCAGAAGGATGTAACATTGTAATACTTTCAGACAGAGGAGTTACTAAAGAATTAGCACCAATACCTATGTTGTTGGCTACTTCTTATATTCACCACACCTTAAACATCTTAAAAGTCCGTTCTAAATTTGGAATCATAATCGAATCCGCTGAACCACGTGAACCACATCATTTTGCTTTATTATTTGGTTACGGAGCAAGTGCCATTAATCCATATATGGTTAATGAAATCATCCACAATCAAGTTAAAGAAGGATTTATAACAGGTGTAAAAGCTGATTATGCAATTACAAACTATAATAAAGCGATTGCAAAAGGAATTCTAAAAATCATGAACAAAATTGGTATCTCTACTTTACATTCGTACAGAGCGGCACAAATTTTTGAGATTTTAGGTTTAAACAAAGCATTTACTTCAAAATATTTCCCATATACTCC includes these proteins:
- a CDS encoding FAD-dependent oxidoreductase, coding for MKKCFIFFIICYSLKAQIPNTKNVYNTDIVIYGGTSSAIIAAVKAKQLGHSVLVISPETHLGGMTSSGLGYTDSGNTRLIGGLAKDFYKRVYSKYQSNTAWKWQKKSSFKSKAQSNSAVNKEDNTMWLFEPHVAEAIFEDLVKENNIQILRNEWLNRKQKLEKTDNTITSFYTLSGKKITGKIFIDATYEGDLMALAGVTYHVGRESNTVYNETFNGVQKNIFQHSHNFHKFHIDPFRIKGDKNSGLLPKIGPTTSEKNGEGDNRIQAYCYRLCLTKKAKNKIPFAKPTVYNPFDYELLVRLYKAGWNETFKKFDAIPNLKTDSNNHGPFSFDNIGMNYSYPEATYEERKKIAEEHELYQKGWLYFITTDPRIPKKIQNKMRQWGYAKDEFVDNGGFPFQLYIRESRRMIGEYIMTEQDVLGKKSNSRSIGMGSYSLDSHNTQRFVTEKGFIENEGDIGVRTPEAYSIDMGAILPKKQECSNLIVPVCLSSSHIAYGSIRMEPVFMILAESASQIASLAIKNKSFVQDVSYDELQVHLLESGQILNKN
- a CDS encoding protein adenylyltransferase SelO; protein product: MKLHIQNNFTAELPADPIENNIPRQVEQACFSYVEPKKPSNPSLIHASVEVADFLGLSNDDILSDDFFNTFSGNTVYPNTKPYAMPYAGHQFGNWAGQLGDGRAINLTEVTHNNKLYTLQLKGAGPTPYSRTADGFAVLRSSIREHLCAEAMHYLGVPTTRSLSLMLSGDQVLRDVMYNGNPAYEKGAIVCRVAPSFIRFGNFELFASRKDHGTLQLLTDYTIKHHFPDIKSEGVKKYLDFFQAVTQTTLNMIVHWQRVGFVHGVMNTDNMSIHGVTIDYGPYGWLEDYNLDWTPNTTDIQHKRYRFGNQPDVALWNLYQLANALYPLINDAKPLETILNVFGSDYQKEYLNMMRNKLGLKTETEEDAILIESLTELLQLIETDMTIFFRNLGNVQKDDNAEVALDCIKDAFYNEKEGNKSVLDKWYAWLNHYTDRIKQESFTDVERKAQMNLVNPKYVLRNYMAQLSIDAADKGDYSLVNELFELLKKPYDEQPESQKWFAKRPDWARDKVGCSMLSCSS
- the sucC gene encoding ADP-forming succinate--CoA ligase subunit beta is translated as MNIHEYQGKEILASYGVRIQRGIVANSPVEAVAAAKQLTVETGTSWYVVKAQVHAGGRGKGGGVKLAKNLDQVLEISEQIIGMQLITPQTSAEGKKVHKVLIAEDVYYPGESETSEFYVSVLLNRATGRNMIMYSTEGGMDIEEVAEHTPHLIFTEEIDPAVGLQGFQARRIAFNLGLSGNAFKEMTQFITSLYNAYIGSDASMFEINPVLKTSDNKIMAVDAKVNIDDNALYRQKKYADMRDIREENPIEVEAKEVGLNYVDLDGTVGCMVNGAGLAMATMDLIKYAGFEPANFLDVGGTADAKRVETAFRIILKDPNVKAILINIFGGIVRCDRVAQGVVDAYKNMGDAINVPIIVRLQGTNAAIAKELIDNSGMPILSAVEFQEAADQVTAALS
- the gltB gene encoding glutamate synthase large subunit, with the protein product MRVKEQGLYLPEFEHDNCGAGFICNLNGIKSNDIIHKALDILIKLEHRGAVSSDGRTGDGAGILFDIPHAFFKKVCDFEIPEVREYAVGMVFMPKSQNQVDFCKTSFENAIKDQNLSILGWRDVPVDVSNLGQIAAEKEPTVKQVFVGKNGLDITEQQFNAKLFLARKIAEHTIRNSRTSESHMFYFSSCSTTTIIYKGLLMPEDISRYYTDLLDSDLVTRLALVHQRFSTNTFPSWDLAQPFRYMCHNGEINTLRGNVSRMRAREELMKSDVFGEDLKKLFPIILEGKSDSASMDMVVELLLMTGRSLPEVMMMVVPEAWEKHKTMSDEKKAFYEYNACIMEPWDGPASIPFTDGNVIGALLDRNGLRPSRYTLTKSGFVIMSSEIGVLDIKPEDVVQHGRLEPGKMFLVDMNEGRIIEDEEIKHSVVTKRPYREWLDKNLLQLAQIPYTNNPIPTEKIDFETRQRLFGYTIEDLKTIINPMAAQGNEALSSMGNDTPLAILSDQPQLLYNYFKQLFAQVTNPPLDGIREEIITDTSLAIGGDYNIFDITDIHCKKIKIQNPVISNEDLDKIRSIDHADFKSVTISTLYKIEKGVNGLERALEKCVQATFKAVSEGCNIVILSDRGVTKELAPIPMLLATSYIHHTLNILKVRSKFGIIIESAEPREPHHFALLFGYGASAINPYMVNEIIHNQVKEGFITGVKADYAITNYNKAIAKGILKIMNKIGISTLHSYRAAQIFEILGLNKAFTSKYFPYTPSRIEGIGLMEIEREVKKRYQNAFPKSEIANLLPLEIGGIYRWRRNGEKHMFNPTTISKLQQAVRLNSPESYKEYSKMVNDQSENLMTIRGLFEFNNLDPISIDEVEPWTEIVKKFKTGAMSYGSISQEAHENLAIAMNRIGGKSNSGEGGENPKRFQKELNGDSKNSAIKQVASGRFGVSINYLTNAQEIQIKMAQGAKPGEGGQLPGEKVVPWIAETRNSTPYVGLISPPPHHDIYSIEDLSQLIFDLKNANREARVNVKLVAEVGVGTIAAGVAKAKADVILISGYDGGTGAAPLTSLQHTGIPWELGLAEAQQTLILNDLRSRVVLECDGQLKTGRDVAIAALLGAEEFGFATAPLVASGCIMMRACHLNTCPVGIATQDPELRKNFKGTPEHVINFMYFIAEELREIMAQLGFRTLKEMVGQSQKLNVNKAIKHYKANGLDLSTILYKPEKAKTVPNHNTSNQDHALENVLDFDIIKAAIPSIYRKERTRVTFDIKNTDRSVGAILSNEISKIYGAQGLPDDTILVDFTGSAGQSFGAFATNGLSFKIHGNCNDYLGKGLSGGKLIIKVPPTATFVPEDNIIIGNVALYGAITGEAYINGMAGERFAVRNSGATAVVEGIGDHGCEYMTGGTVVVLGKTGRNFAAGMSGGVAYVYDAKKKFENGLCNMEMVALETLEEEDLDKLRRLIRNHSMYTNSPLAKRLLGDWENESKHFIKVMPTDYKKALQRLAAEKQIEELIAQ